The nucleotide window ATTCCGCCGGTCTGCACAACATCCGGATCTACTACGATGATGTCAATGGCCGGACGTCGAGTATTATTACCCAGAACATCAGCCTCAGCTCGCAAAGTAACACTGCCTTGAACCTGCTGCTGCCGACTACAATCGAGCACGAACCGGAGCCGGTGGCTTTAGGTAGCTTTTTAATTTTCCGCGGCACGACCTGCCCGCAATCGCTAGTCAACGTCGTTATTAACAATAATTTCACGCTGGCGGCCCAGGCTGACCAGCGGGGCAATTGGTATGTCATCGCCGATACCGAAAATTACTACGTCGGCTCTCATACCTATGATGCCTTGTCGAGTAAAAACGGCCAGCTCTCGCCCAAGACGCAAAAATACTTATTCACTACCGTTGGCGACGGCTCGGGCCCACTGCCCCGGCGACCGGAATTGACTATCCCCCAAATTATCGAACCGGTCGATCAGTTTTCTACCAACTCCCGGGCGGTGACGGTCCGGGGAACCGGCCCGATCAACACTCAGATCGAACTGTACGTCGACGACCAACTAGAAGGCTCGGTTTTCACCAATGCGTTTGGCGAGTGGTCATTTATTTTTACCATGCAGCGCCAGCTCCAAACCATCAGAGCCAAGTCCTGTTTTAACCAGAACTGCAGCGAGCTTAGTCCCGGCGTCCAAATCCGTTATATCGGGCCGCTGGCTTTTTGTGACGACACTAACACCGGACAAACGGCCAACGCCAACCGGTTAGTGCTGGCCGAAACCGACGAGGTCGTAATCCAAAGCTGTGTTTGCAGCCTCAACTTTAACCTTGCCCAGTACCGTTTTTTTGGCATCAGAAAAGGGGCCGGACTGGACTTGGAACTGCATAATATTATCGGAGCGGTTAATTTTGACGCTTTAATCGATTGGGGCGACGCCACCATCGAACACCTGACGTTAGTCAGCCACGACGCCCTCAAACTGCACCACATTTATAAGCAGTCGGGTCAGTACAACGGCTCGATCACTTTCACCGACGCCCAAGGTTGCTTGCAAACCCAATACTTTTCGGCCGAGGTCGGCCAGGGCGCTCTGAATCTATGGGCGCTGTTAATTATCCCAACCGGCGGCGCCGTCGTTTACGGACTGTACCGCGGCCCATACGACGGCAAGCTGAGGCTCAGTTCTAGGCTAAAGCTGCGTTGGCCCGGAGGCCTGCCCCGCCCACGGCTGGCTCAGGCTGAGGAGCCAAAACCGGTCGTCGCCAAGCCAAAACCAGTTAAAAAACGGGGATCAAAGGGCGGCTGGTACCAAGAGTGATGCCTGGCTTTAAAAATTAGACATAACTTTGTAAGTCCGACCGGGTGTTATTCGTCGGTCTCGGGTTTGTCTAATAACAATGGCTCAATCGACGGGTCGGCATCGGCGATTTTAACGACGTCTTTATCAATCTTGCCGAGCTCTTTGTGCGCCGAATTAAAATGATTGACGGTGGTGCCTAAACTATTGCCCAGCTTCTGCATGAAGTTATCAAACGCGCCGATATGCCGACCGAGCTGGCCCACCCCTTTTTGGATCTCTTTGGCCCGTTCTTCGATTTGCAAGCTTCTCAAACCCTGCATGACGGTTTGCAAATAGGCCATGAAGCTGGTTGGGCTGACGATGATGACATTCTTGTCTCTAAAGGCATACTCCACCAAATCCCGCGAACTAGTGCCGGCCTCCCCGACTTTATTGATCAGCAAGTCATAATAGATCGCCTCGCTGGGGATAAACATAAAAGCAAAATCCATGGTGTTTTCATTTGGCCGGATATATTTGGCCGTCTCGTCGATCCGATTTTTCAGATCGATCTTAAACTGTTTGACCAGCGCTGCCCGCCGTAAGCTGTCCTTTTCCTCGATCAAGCGGTTGTAATTTTCCAAAGAAAACTTGGAATCGATCGGCAGTACTTTGTTTTTATCCAGAAAAATCGCCGCGTCCACCACACTGCCGTCCTTAAATCGATACTGCATCGAAAAACGCTCCGGCGGTAAGACGTTTTCTAACACGGTTTGCAGGTAGTACTCGCCCAAGACCCCGCGTTGCTTGGGGTTTTGCAGGATATTTTGCAACGTCTTTAGCTCGTCGGTTACATTAACCACTTGCTTGTTGGTTTCTTTCAGCTCGGTCAGATTCTTAGTCACATCGGTAATTAATTTGGCGCTTTGGGAAAATTGCTTATGGATGTTGTCTACCATCATTTTTTGATTTTCGCCCAGCTGTTTATTCAAACTGTCGGTCAATTTATCAAGCGAGTCGTCTAACCGGTTCAAGCGGCCGTCGTTATCGCCCCGGCGCATAAAGTAGGCGATAACCCCAAACAGCAAAACGGCTTGCACCGTAATCGCCACTAATAGCCAGGTTTGTTCCATGGCTCTAATCATATCATTCACTTTTCGTCTTAGATCTAGACTCGTCAGCTTAAGACCACTACTTAAGGAAGTGAAGGTGTGGTGTGGAGGTGGGTTGCGAGGTTTTAGGAGGGGACGAAGTTACTAGAGCGAGGTATGGAGTTAATGTTGACTTATCGCCAACTCCCATTGCCTTTTGGCCGCTACTAAAACTTCATCAGAAGACGAACTTGAGCGTCCGCTGCTTCAAAGAAGTTAAGCGCGGACACTGCTAGAGGGTTAAGTTGCGGTTTTGAAGTGTTTAAGACCAAATTGGCCGATCCGACACTTAAAAAACCAAAACTAAAACCCAAAAAAACCCATTTCCACACCGAAGGTACGTCACGAATGAGTTCACCATTCCCATTCGGAGGCCAAAATTATACTACATTATCAATATATAATCAATCCCCCACTTTCTCACCAAGCAAGTGAAACGGCACAAGAGTTGTTATGGTTTTCGGTTGTCGGGTCTGACGACACTAATAAGCAGCCAGGCCAGCACAAAAAATAACGCTACATGAAAACCGACCGTGCCGTATAACTGGACCCGATAGCCCTCGCCGTAGTTATCAAAGAAATACCGAACGGCACTGACGCT belongs to Candidatus Saccharimonadales bacterium and includes:
- a CDS encoding DNA recombination protein RmuC, yielding MEQTWLLVAITVQAVLLFGVIAYFMRRGDNDGRLNRLDDSLDKLTDSLNKQLGENQKMMVDNIHKQFSQSAKLITDVTKNLTELKETNKQVVNVTDELKTLQNILQNPKQRGVLGEYYLQTVLENVLPPERFSMQYRFKDGSVVDAAIFLDKNKVLPIDSKFSLENYNRLIEEKDSLRRAALVKQFKIDLKNRIDETAKYIRPNENTMDFAFMFIPSEAIYYDLLINKVGEAGTSSRDLVEYAFRDKNVIIVSPTSFMAYLQTVMQGLRSLQIEERAKEIQKGVGQLGRHIGAFDNFMQKLGNSLGTTVNHFNSAHKELGKIDKDVVKIADADPSIEPLLLDKPETDE
- a CDS encoding Ig-like domain-containing protein codes for the protein MTARRIRLALALISQLLLSWGTVWAQTPVPVPSGVPTEAPGTPIKVGVPDTTLTVSGCSSPNAFVQLFDNNTSVGTAIAGNSGQFSKKIVIDNDSAGLHNIRIYYDDVNGRTSSIITQNISLSSQSNTALNLLLPTTIEHEPEPVALGSFLIFRGTTCPQSLVNVVINNNFTLAAQADQRGNWYVIADTENYYVGSHTYDALSSKNGQLSPKTQKYLFTTVGDGSGPLPRRPELTIPQIIEPVDQFSTNSRAVTVRGTGPINTQIELYVDDQLEGSVFTNAFGEWSFIFTMQRQLQTIRAKSCFNQNCSELSPGVQIRYIGPLAFCDDTNTGQTANANRLVLAETDEVVIQSCVCSLNFNLAQYRFFGIRKGAGLDLELHNIIGAVNFDALIDWGDATIEHLTLVSHDALKLHHIYKQSGQYNGSITFTDAQGCLQTQYFSAEVGQGALNLWALLIIPTGGAVVYGLYRGPYDGKLRLSSRLKLRWPGGLPRPRLAQAEEPKPVVAKPKPVKKRGSKGGWYQE